Proteins found in one Pseudomonas marvdashtae genomic segment:
- a CDS encoding exodeoxyribonuclease VII small subunit yields the protein MARKKAALDFEQSLADLQTLVERLENGELSLEDSLTAFEQGIGLTRDCQAALAQAEQKVQLLLERDGELTEEPFDAEQPE from the coding sequence ATGGCCCGCAAAAAAGCTGCACTGGATTTCGAACAATCTCTGGCCGACCTGCAAACGCTGGTCGAACGGCTGGAGAACGGCGAATTGTCGCTGGAAGACTCGCTGACCGCCTTCGAGCAAGGTATCGGCTTGACTCGCGACTGCCAGGCGGCGCTGGCCCAGGCCGAGCAGAAGGTGCAATTGCTGCTCGAACGTGACGGCGAGCTGACCGAAGAGCCTTTCGACGCGGAACAGCCTGAATGA